One genomic window of Phalacrocorax aristotelis chromosome 23, bGulAri2.1, whole genome shotgun sequence includes the following:
- the SNF8 gene encoding vacuolar-sorting protein SNF8, with amino-acid sequence MHRRGVGAGAIAKKKLAEAKYKERGTVLAEDQLAQMSKQLDMFKTNLEEFASKHKQEIRKNPEFRVQFQDMCATIGVDPLASGKGFWSEMLGVGDFYYELGVQIIEVCLALKHRNGGLITLEELHQQVLKGRGKFAQDVSQDDLLRAIKKLKVLGNGFGIIPVGGTYLIQSVPAELNMDHTVVLQLAEKKGYVTVSELRSGLKWEMERAKQVLEHLLKEGMAWLDTQAAGEPQYWLPALFTELYSQEITPEEAKEAVP; translated from the exons atGCACCGGCGGGGGGTGGGCGCGGGCGCCATCGCCAAGAAGAAGTTGGCGGAG gCGAAGTACAAGGAGCGAGGGACGGTGCTGGCCGAAGACCAGCTGGCCCAG ATGTCTAAGCAGCTGGACATGTTTAAGACCAACTTAGAAGAGTTTGCCAGCAAACACAAGCAAGAGATCCGTAAAAACCCCGAGTTCCGGGTCCAGTTCCAGGATATGTGTGCTACAATTGGAGTGGATCCTTTGGCAT CCGGTAAAGGATTCTGGTCGGAGATGCTGGGAGTTGGAGACTTTTACTATGAACTGGGTGTGCAGATCATTGAGGTTTGCCTGGCTCTGAAACACCGGAATGGAG GTCTGATAACACTGGAGGAACTTCATCAGCAAGTGctgaagggaagggggaagttTGCTCAGGATGTCAGCCA GGATGATCTCCTTCGTGCAATCAAGAAGCTGAAGGTCTTGGGGAATGGCTTTGGGATCATCCCTGTTGGTGGAACATATCTGATCCAGTCTGTACCAGCTGAACTCAACATGGATCACACTGTCGTCTTGCAGCTGGCAGAG aaaaagggCTATGTAACAGTCAGCGAGCTCAGGTCCGGCCTGAAGTGGGAGATGGAACGTGCAAAGCAAGTGCTG GAACACTTGCTGAAGGAGGGAATGGCCTGGCTGGATACGCAGGCAGCAGGAGAACCTCAGTACTGGCTGCCTGCTCTCTTTACAGAGCTGTACTCTCAGGAAATCACTCCAGAGGAAGCCAAGGAGGCAGTACCTTGA
- the GIP gene encoding gastric inhibitory polypeptide, which yields MMSLKVLSLLLASLGFVLMEENVSGLSIKTPSARPVQRRYSEATLASDYSRTMDNMLKKNFVEWLLARREKKSDNIIEPYKREAEPQVSAATGQRLDLGAQEAKDFFTWLLKAKKNQSFTSPEGSEGLKDVLNQEFLTWLMSTDLCKPTTV from the exons ATGATGTCTCTCAAAgttctctctctgctcctcgcttctctgggttttgttttgatggAAGAAAATGTCTCGGG CCTAAGTATAAAGACTCCCAGTGCCAGACCAGTGCAAAGACGCTACTCCGAGGCCACCCTGGCGAGCGACTACAGCCGCACGATGGATAACATGCTGAAGAAGAACTTCGTGGAATGGTTGCTAGCCAGACGGGAGAAGAAAAGCGA CAACATCATCGAGCCATACAAGAGGGAAGCTGAGCCCCAAGTATCAGCTGCGACTGGCCAGAGATTGGACCTGGGCGCTCAGGAAGCCAAAGACTTCTTCACCTGGCTGCTGAAAGCCAAGAAAAATCAGAG TTTTACCTCTCCGGAAGGTTCCGAAGGTTTGAAGGATGTTTTGAACCAGGAGTTTCTGACATGGCTGATGTCGACTGATCTCTGCAAACCAAC GACTGTGTAA